The genome window TACTTTGCAAGTTAATTGTGGATAGTTGTTTGGTAATATTGTATCTGATTCTAATCCATTTTTCCACATAGCGTAACGCTGCCTGTCTCCAATCTCGGTTCAATCCTGTGCACGTCCTCTTTCCACTTATTTTATTTAGTTAATTATTTTAACTCCTATTAGATTTAATACTGTCTAGTCTAAGGTAGCGTAATCGTAGCAATGTAAGGGCAAGCATTTTGATATTTAATTGCTCTCCAAAATTATAGTCATTTACATTGCATGACACGGCAAGACTATGACTTGACCCCTATTAATCTGCATTGTACATAAACTGGACAAATTCCGTGGCACCATTAGTGATAGCCGAGAGCGCGTGCGGACATCCTTCTTGCTATTATTTTTCATCCGTGGCTTCTATAATGAAGTGAAAGTCTGAAGCCACACTAAATGACTGTGTCAGCTACGAACCCAGGACTAAAGAACCAGTTAACGGTGAGCCCCTCATCCAAAGTCAATAAAATTAATCACTTCTGCTAATTGATATTTCACTGCACGTTTTGGACAAAAAAAATTTGACTACAATATTACATCAGGCAGGTTATGATCGCTAAAATAGTCAATTTGGCAATGGGCAGTTATGGCCAGCAGCCAAAGGGATGTGTACtaacctcttttttaaaaattcagcctCCGCAGAAGGTGGTCACAATACATCTAAACTCTTTTCGCTGTGGCAGTGGTTGAGTGGGTTTTCCACCAGGTTGAGCTGCTGCTGGCAATGGCATGCCGCAGGTCAGTGAGGTGTTCGGTCTGGGCTGAGGAAGAACTCATGTCAGCAGATTCTAACCTCTTGTTAGCCGAGTTTGGAACGAGACTGATAATGGCTCTCAAGATGTCTGCAGTTAAGGCTGATTCGCCCTGCTTTGGGGGAGGGGACATGAGAAGAAGCAACACTGAGGGCAGTGAACAAAtgcaatttttatttaaattccgAAACTGTTAAAACAGAATTTGATTCATTTCAAACATTCCTTGCAATGGATTAACACCTCGaactcatttaaataaaaaataatttcccCTATGGTTTTCCTTTGAACCAGCTGCTTAGAagtttttttcttctctctctatgGGTAAGTGTCCCCTGGCCTCTGCTTGGTAAACCCTCACCAACATTACAGAAGCATtaatcgaagaagagctggggaattctccccggtgtcctggccaatatttatccctcaaccaacagatgatctgctcatttatttcattgttatttgtgggagccGACTACtgaaattgactgccacgtttcctacattccaacagtgactacacttcaaaaagtacttcattggcggtaaagcactttggggcgtactgaggttgtgaaaggcgctatataaatgcaagtctttcttttctatttTGCTTTGTGCTTGAGAAGGAAGAAAAGTGTCATTTTCATTAAAACAAGTGATAGGCACACACAATGCTTTTATGACTCAATGAAGCAGTTCAACAAAATTTGCATTGTCCCGTCGCAATATTTGCCAAACACAGGGGAGAGCTCTGCCAGTTTCTAACGAAGACAGGACCTCCTTAATTAATTTAAAGTAGAACGTAATGTAGAACACCCTCAATTCATGACTAATCTCAGAATCCATTATGCAACATGCCCCCAGCCCCTTCTCTATCCTTGTACTATCAGCACACTTCAACAGTGTTGCTTGGATCTGAGCAATCAGTTTGTAACGAAGTGTAGAAGAATCTCAGAGTTCTTCAGATGACTAAGTCCTTCCCTTTGAATACAACAGCGTGCATTAGTTTTTAACAAAGAAATATTCTTCTTCATAAAGCCTCCACCCTCACTGCCTATGGGATGACATCACAGCACGATTATGGCCTCAAATGAGGTCAATTTAGCAACCTACCAGGGGTGATCTGAGTTTGGTGATTTGCAGTGAGTAGAATGGTTTATAAAAGATGGAGCTGAAGGTGGTGATAGTATTCactcaagaacataagaagaggccatttggcctcatAAGCTCATCTCTCTAGTACTTCAACTCACCCAACCTAACATCCAACTGCATCTCTAATTCCCGGGACATGTACCTTGCAGTGACAAGGAGACGCAATCCTCTGTGTCAGAAATATCTTGTGTGTTGGTGCAATCAGTGGAGCTTCATTTCCCCATTCTTCTATCCTTCAAAAATGTATCTGCAGCCTTCTGATGGGTTTCTTTATTATTTTTGGAAGGGCAGGAAgtgcattttaattttaaatttgttaaATAGCCAACCATTATTTAGATTAAACAATTATTTAGTGAAagcgtcccctcccccacacacacacactatactgAAGCTTCACTAATCTGAATATGAATGAATATTGGCTGGTTGCCCATCACTTACTCTACAAACTTCATCCTCTCTGATATTCATAGATTAGAGAAAAAAAGCTGTATATAGATAGATAACATAAAACAGGGAGACTCACTATATTCCTTGGCACTGAAGACctttgacaaagtcctacatgaaagattactaattaaactaAAATCAATGAGAATGGTAGTTTGGCTCAGAAATTGGATAAAAActgcgaaacagagagtagctATCAGAGGCTAAGCAGAAtactgcagggctcagtgcttagATCCCTCTTGTTTTGGATCTACATATATGACCTGGACGCAGAAACCAATTCCAAGTTGATGCTTTATACTGCAcaagtcagaccacacttggattactgtaTGCAATTGTAGTTGCCACACTTCAAAGGTACACATGTGCATTCGTACAGATGCAGAGAAGAGGAATAAGAATGAGCCTCAGTGTTAAGGGAATGAGCGATGATGAAGTGTTAGAGAAGCTTAAACTTTCCAGCCTAGAAAGAAgtaagttaaggggtgatttcattGATGTATATAAAGTATTAAATGAAATAGATAAGATGAACCCAGAATTGTTCCCTGAGGTTAGTTGGGCCAGTTAAATATGGGGACATAAGTTAAAAGTAACATTTAAAAGAGATCTTGGAAAAATTGcatttggaataatctgccaggtAAGTTAGTGGAATCAAAGATATTAGAGGAATTTAAGATGCAGTTGAATGCTAGGCTGGGGGAGTTGAAATTGTCGAGGGACACGTTCAATGGATCAAATAGCCTTTTGCATGTTGTCACATGCAGTAATTACAGCTGTTTTCACACGCCCTTAATCTAGTTGCTGTCACGTGCACCAATTCCAGCCGTTGTCACATGCACTAATTCAGAGCTATTGTCACATGCAGTAATTCCCGCTGTTGTCACAAGCAGTAATTCCCGCTGTTGTCACAAGCAGTAATTCTAGCTGGCAAGACATCAAATGCCAAATAAAAGCGAAAAGCATCTGCAATCCTGTTGAGCCTTCATACTCAAATTAAATGATGGGAGCTGTGTATGAGTATTCAAGAAGACTTCCCATTCCTTACTCCAGGTAAATCAGAGGTGAAGTCAGGTAAGCAGCCATAAAATGATCTTCATGCCTGGACATTACTTCTAGAGCTACGCTGTAGTGACTTCTCAAAGTTGAATGTCACAGCTGGAGTTCTGCAGTTGTGAGATGAATGCAGCATGGACGCTTCCTATCTTCCTTCTATCCCATTCAGCTATTCTTCATGTTAGTTAGGTCTCTTTGAGTGAGTTTGTAGCTCAGTTAGAAAACTTAAGCTTGTTCAATATATTGGTTCATTTAATTGAAGAGTTGTAGACTTGACTTTCAAAAGCCACAGAATATTAACATAATTCTGATGTAGAttaatgaaaatttaaaaaaggCTTGCATTTCTGCAGCACCTTGTCGCATCTCAGAAACATTCCATCACATACAATGGATTACTATGAAATGCAATGGTGGTGATTTTGTAaattctccttcccctcctctcccctccctgcccTAAAGTGCAAAATGCCTTGAATGAAGCAACACCAAGTGCATCCATTTACATGTTATAGAAAGCAAATGGGGTCGTAGAgggatttcccagagttttttcctaaattggcctaaggtttttttttctctgtttttactGTCTCTCCCAAGAGATTGCGTGGGCGAGTTTTGGGGGGTGGGCTTGCTGATGTGGTGCAGAAGGCACACCAGGTCAATATAGGACAAGCTTGATGGATTTAGCTGGCTGTTACCTATCCTTTATCATGCTTGAAGAGAAAAGCGTCTGGCATTCCCATAATAGCTTAGAGGAAGCATTTTCCAACTTCCTCAACAGTCAGGTTATAGACTGTACAATTAGAGTatacccctctctgctctctccctgccaACAAGATTCAGGGTGGAAAATTAGCTCATTACTGTAATAATAACCAGGTCATATAAAACAATTCTTCATTACTGAGGAATCAGTTCTAAATATAAATGATAGTCAAGCTGTGGTTTATCTTAATCAAACAGCAGATAAATACTGGCTCCTCCTATAAGATACAGAAGATTGCTGTTGATATCAAAATGACAGAAGAACCCCAGGAATGTAACAGATAAATAATcttaaagacacacacacacacacacacaattaaatCATACTAGCTTGTCTTGCATCAAACAGCTAGCAAGGTAAACCTAAAACCAGAAGATCTGAGAGTTATCATTTTAATAACCACATGGCCTTCCTTTGCACAAGGATCTCCCTTAAAGGCAGCAGCGTGCTAATTGGATGTTGATAGTGCAACAGCAACAGATTGCACTTATATAGGGCCTTAaacataaaacgtcccaaggcccttcacaggagcattatcaaacaaaatttgacacttggtcaaagaggtaggttttaagaacataagaaataggagcaggagtgggccatccatCCCcttgagccagctccgccattcaataagatcctggctgatctccgacctcaacccactttcccgcccgatccccatatcccttgattcccttagagttcaaaaatctatcgatctcagtcttcaatgactgaacatccacagccctgtggggtagagaattccaaagattcacaatcttctgagtgaagaaatttctcctcatctcagtcctaaatggccgaccccttatcttgaggctatgccccctagttctagactctccagccagaggaaacagcctcaaatccctccctaaccctctctgcctctctacctctctctactcataaaggaggagagagaggtagagaggcagagagggttagggagggatttccagagcttagggtctaggcagctgaaggcactgctgccaatggtggaacgattaaaatcggtgatgcacaagaggcaagaattggaggagcgcagagatctcggagggttgtagggctggagagatagggaggggtgaggccatggagggatttgaaaacaaggatgaaaatttttaaattgaggcgttgccgtactgggaggcaatgtaggtcagcgaacacaggggccatgggtgaacaggacttggtgtgagttaggatacaagcagcagagttttggatgagctcaagtttacagagagtggaagatgggagggcggccaggagagcattggaataatcaagtctggaggtaataaaggcatggatgaggatttcagcagtagatgatctgaggcaggggtggagacgggcgatgttatggaggtggaagtaggcggtcttgatgatggagcggatatgtggtcggaagctcatctcagggtcaaatgagACGCCAAGGttccgaatggtctggttcagcctcagacaatggccagggagagggatggagtcgatggctagagaacggagtttgtggcggggactgaagacaatggcacgGAGAGTTTCAGGCAGGCTTTTTAAAATCAGGCATTTTATTACATCCACCAGATATAACTATGGCCTGAATGTAAAAACAAGGTAAAGGCAAATTATTGCAGGCTTGCTCATACCTGCAGTGTGTTTATGCCCAGACATTTAGTGGGGTTCAACATACAAATTCATCATAGGTGCGGGTTCAACATTATGGATCTTATGTTCAGATTGCAGACACGAAGGCACTGTAGAAGGTAACCAAGCATTAACTTCATTCAGTTACTACTGAACCATTAAGTTGTTATCGTCTAATTGACCATGTTTTAATTTGCCATTGGCAGTAAATTAAACTTTCTAATGGCATGCTAGCTGCAATTATTCAAAAGTACAGCTTTCATTACCAGATATAAGCCTCTGTGCAAGTGAATATGGCTCATATCGCCCTGGCAGTAGATGGCAAGAAATAGTGACAAAGATGCAAGTTACAACATACACAGTGACTCAGAATGATATATTCCAGTGGAGGAATGCATTTAACTGAAGTAGGCATTTTTTTTTGTCACCAAAGCATAAATACCAACATCAGGCGGCTGTCAAAAGGAGTGAGCTTTTATTGTCAATAAACTAAACCAAATCTTGAAAGTGATGCAGAGGAAAGATCAAAAATGCATTGCTAGGATAAAGTAACACGCAGTGACAGATGGCCAGAGTAGGCAACATGCCCATCCATCGCTCCCACCACCTCCCTGAATAAATAAATGATAACATGGACCAAAAAAAACTGGTGGCCACACTGTGAGACAGAGGCCAAGACACACAATTTGGTAAAATATGTACTGGTACCAATGATAAAATGCATACTGATACCAATGAGAAAACGCATACTGGTACCAATGATAAAATGCATACTGGTACCAATGAGAAAACGCATACTGATACCAATGATAAAATACATACTGGTACCAATAATAAAACGCATACTGAGACCAATGATAAAATGCATACTGGTACCAATGATAAAATGCATAGTGGTACCAATGATAAAACGCATACTGGTACCAATGATAAAATGCATACTGATACCAATGATAAAATGCATAGTGGTACCAATGGTAAAATACATACTGGTACCAATGATAAAACACATACTGGTACCAATGATAAAatacatattggtaccaatgataaAACACATACTGGTACCAATGGTAAAATACATACTGGTACCAATGGTAAAATACATACTGGTACCAATGATAAAACGCATACTGGTACCAATGAGAAAACGCATACTGGTACCAATGATAAAACACATACTGGTACCAATGATAAAatacatattggtaccaatgataaAACACATACTGGTACCAATGGTAAAATACATACTGGTACCAATGGTAAAATACATACTGGTACCAATGATAAAACGCATACTGGTACCAATGATAAAatacatattggtaccaatgatgaAACGCATACTGAGACCAATGATAAAATGCATACTGGTACCAATGATAAAATGCATAGTGGTACCAATGATAAAACGCATACTGGTACCAATGATAAAATGCATACTGATACCAATGATAAAATGCATACTGATACCAATGAGAAAACGCATACTGGTACCAATGGTAAAATACATACTGGTACCAATGGTAAAATACATACTGGTACCAATGATAAAACGCATACTGGTACCAATGATAAAATGCATACTGATACCAATGATAAAatacatattggtaccaatgataaAACACATACTGGTACCAATGGTAAAATACATACTGGTACCAATGGTAAAATACATACTGGTACCAATGATAAAACGCATACTGGTACCAATGATAAAatacatattggtaccaatgataaAACGCATACTGAGACCAATGATAAAATGCATACTGGTACCAATGATAAAATGCATAGTGGTACCAATGATAAAACGCATACTGGTACCAATGATAAAACGCATACTGATAGCAATGATAAAATACATACTGGTACCAATAATAAAACGCATACTGAGACCAATGATAAAATGCATACTGGTACCAATGATAAAATGCATAGTGGTACCAATGATAAAACGCATACTGGTACCAATGATAAAATGCATACTGATACCAATGATAAAATGCATAGTGGTACCAATGGTAAAATACATACTGGTACCAATGATAAAACACATACTGGTACCAATGGTAAAATACATACTGGTACCAATGATAAAatacatattggtaccaatgataaAACGCATACTGGTACCAATGATAAAATACATACTGGTACCAATGATAAAACGCATACTGGTACCAATGATAAAatacatattggtaccaatgataaaatacatactggtaccaatgataaaatacatattggtaccaatgataaAATGCATACTGGTACCAATGATAAAATCCATACTGGTACCAATGATAAAACGCATACTGGTACCAATGATAAAatacatattggtaccaatgataaAACGCATACTGAGACCAATGATAAAATGCATACTGGTACCAATGATAAAATGCATAGTGGTACCAATGATAAAACGCATACTGGTACCAATGATAAAATGCATACTGATACCAATGATAAAATGCATAGTGGTACCAATGGTAAAATACATACTGGTACTAATGATAAAATACATACTGATACCAAT of Heptranchias perlo isolate sHepPer1 chromosome 16, sHepPer1.hap1, whole genome shotgun sequence contains these proteins:
- the LOC137333409 gene encoding S-antigen protein-like, giving the protein MHTDTNEKTHTGTNDKMHTGTNEKTHTDTNDKIHTGTNNKTHTETNDKMHTGTNDKMHSGTNDKTHTGTNDKMHTDTNDKMHSGTNGKIHTGTNDKTHTGTNDKIHIGTNDKTHTGTNGKIHTGTNGKIHTGTNDKTHTGTNEKTHTGTNDKTHTGTNDKIHIGTNDKTHTGTNGKIHTGTNGKIHTGTNDKTHTGTNDKIHIGTNDETHTETNDKMHTGTNDKMHSGTNDKTHTGTNDKMHTDTNDKMHTDTNEKTHTGTNGKIHTGTNGKIHTGTNDKTHTGTNDKMHTDTNDKIHIGTNDKTHTGTNGKIHTGTNGKIHTGTNDKTHTGTNDKIHIGTNDKTHTETNDKMHTGTNDKMHSGTNDKTHTGTNDKTHTDSNDKIHTGTNNKTHTETNDKMHTGTNDKMHSGTNDKTHTGTNDKMHTDTNDKMHSGTNGKIHTGTNDKTHTGTNGKIHTGTNDKIHIGTNDKTHTGTNDKIHTGTNDKTHTGTNDKIHIGTNDKIHTGTNDKIHIGTNDKMHTGTNDKIHTGTNDKTHTGTNDKIHIGTNDKTHTETNDKMHTGTNDKMHSGTNDKTHTGTNDKMHTDTNDKMHSGTNGKIHTGTNDKIHTDTNEKMHTGTNDKMNTDTNEKTHTGTNDKMHTGTNEKTHTDTNDKIHTGTNNKTHTETNDKMHTGTNDKMHSGTNDKTHTGTNDKMHTDTNDKMHSGTNGEIHTGTNDKIHTGTNDKTHTGTNDKMHIGTNGKTHTDTNDKIHTDTNDKIHTGTNGKIHTGTNGKIHTGTNDKTHTGTNDKIHIGTNDKTHTGTNDKIHTGTNDKTHTGTNGKIHTGTNGKIHTGTNGKTHTGTNGKIHTGTNGKIHTGTNDKTHTGTNGKIHTGTNGKIHTGTNDKTHTGTNDKIHIGTNDKTRTGTNDKIHTGTNDKIHTDTNDKIHIGTNDKIHTGTNDKIHIGTNDKMHTGTNDKIHTGTNDKMHIGTNGKTHTDTNDKIHTDTNDKIHTVGAET